The following proteins come from a genomic window of Meles meles chromosome 1, mMelMel3.1 paternal haplotype, whole genome shotgun sequence:
- the CLCN6 gene encoding chloride transport protein 6, whose protein sequence is MAGCRGSLCCCCRWCCCCGERETRTPEELTILGETQEEDDEILPRKDYESLDYDRCINDPYLEVLETMDNKKGRRYEAVKWLMVFAIGVCTGLVGLFVDFFVRLFTQLKFGVVQTSVEECSQKGCLALSLLELLGFNLTFVFLASILVLIEPVAAGSGIPEIKCYLNGVKVPGIVRLRTLLCKVFGVLFSVAGGLFVGKEGPMIHSGAVVGAGLPQFQSMSLRKIQFNFPYFRSDRDKRDFVSAGAAAGVAAAFGAPIGGTLFSLEEGSSFWNQGLTWKVLFCSMSATFTLNFFRSGVQFGSWGSFQLPGLLNFGEFKCSDSDKKCHLWTAMDLGFFVVMGVIGGLLGATFNCLNKRLAKYRMRNVHPKPKLVRVLESLLVSVVTTVVVFLASMVLGECRQMSASSQIGNDSFQLQVTSEDVNSSIKTFFCPNETYNDMATLFFNPQESAILQLFHQDSTFSPVTLALFFALYFLLACWTYGISVPSGLFVPSLLCGAAFGRLVANVLKSYIGLGHIYSGTFALIGAAAFLGGVVRMTISLTVILLESTNEITYGLPIMVTLMVAKWTGDFFNKGIYDIHVGLRGVPLLEWETEAEMDKLRASDIMEPNLTYVYPHTRIQSLVSILRTTVHHAFPVVTENRGNEKEFMKGNQLISNNIKFKKSSILTRAGEQRRRSQSMKSYPSSELRNVCDEHLPSEEPAEKEDLLQQMLERRYTPYPNLYPDQSPSEDWTMEERFRPLTFHGLILRSQLVTLLVRGVCYSESQSSASQPRLSYAEMAEDYPRYPDIHDLDLTLLNPRMIVDVTPYMNPSPFTVSPNTHVSQVFNLFRTMGLRHLPVVNAVGEIVGIITRHNLTYEFLQARLRQHYQTI, encoded by the exons ATGGCGGGGTGCAGGGGGTCCCTGTGCTGCTGCTGcaggtggtgctgctgctgcggTGAGCGTGAGACCCGCACCCCCGAGGAGCTG ACCATCCTTGGAGAAACACAGGAGGAGGATGATGAGATCCTGCCAAGGAAAGACTATGAG AGTTTGGATTATGATCGCTGTATCAATGACCCTTACCTGGAAGTTTTGGAGACCATGGATAATAAG AAAGGCCGCAGGTATGAGGCGGTGAAGTGGCTGATGGTGTTCGCCATTGGAGTCTGCACAGGGCTG GTGGGTCTCTTTGTGGACTTCTTCGTCCGCCTCTTCACCCAGCTCAAGTTCGGAGTGGTACAGACAT CGGTGGAGGAATGCAGCCAGAAAGGCTGCCTTGCCCTTTCCCTCCTTGAGCTCTTGGGTTTCAACTTGACCTTCGTCTTCTTGGCAAGCATTCTTGTCCTGATCGAG CCAGTGGCAGCAGGTTCCGGGATCCCTGAAATCAAATGCTATCTGAATGGTGTGAAGGTGCCTGGAATTGTCCGTCTCCGGACCCTGCTCTGCAAAGTCTTTGGAGTGCTGTTCAGTGTGGCTGGAG GGCTCTTTGTGGGGAAGGAAGGCCCCATGATTCACAGTGGAGCAGTGGTGGGAGCCGGCCTCCCTCAG TTTCAGAGCATGTCCTTACGGAAGATCCAGTTTAACTTCCCCTACTTCCGGAGCGACAG AGACAAGCGGGACTTTGTGTCCGCCGGGGCGGCTGCTGGAGTTGCTGCAGCGTTCGGGGCCCCTATCGGGGGTACCCTGTTCAGTCTGGAAGAGGGCTCATCCTTCTGGAACCAGGGGCTCACATGGAAAGTG CTCTTCTGCTCGATGTCTGCCACCTTTACCCTCAACTTCTTCCGCTCTGGGGTTCAGTTTGGAAGTTGGGGTTCCTTCCAGCTGCCCGGATTGCTGAACTTCGGGGAGTTTAAG TGCTCTGACTCTGATAAAAAATGTCATCTCTGGACAGCTATGGATTTGGGTTTCTTCGTTGTGATGGGGGTCATTGGGGGCCTCCTGGGAGCCACATTCAACTGTCTGAACAAGAGGCTTGCAAAGTACCGTATGCGAAACGTGCACCCGAAACCTAAGCTCGTCAG AGTCTTGGAGAGCCTCCTGGTGTCCGTGGTAACCACCGTGGTGGTGTTTCTGGCCTCGATGGTGTTAGGGGAATGCCGACAGATGTCTGCTTCGAGTCAAATCGGTAATGACTCATTCCAGCTCCAG GTCACATCAGAAGATGTCAACTCAAGTATCAAAACCTTCTTTTGTCCCAATGAGACCTACAACGACATGGCCACGCTCTTCTTCAATCCCCAGGAGTCTGCCATCCTTCAGCTTTTCCACCAGGACA GTACTTTTAGCCCCGTCACTCTGGCCCTGTTCTTCGCCCTCTATTTCCTGCTTGCGTGTTGGACCTACGGCATTTCGGTTCCAAGTGGCCTTTTTGTGCCTTCCCTTCTTTGTGGAGCTGCTTTTGGACGTTTAGTTGCCAATGTGCTTAAAAG CTACATCGGCCTGGGCCACATCTACTCGGGGACCTTCGCCCTGATCGGTGCCGCAGCTTTCCTGGGCGGGGTGGTGCGCATGACCATCAGCCTCACGGTCATCCTCCTCGAATCTACCAACGAGATTACTTACGGGCTCCCCATTATGGTCACTCTGATG GTGGCCAAATGGACAGGGGACTTTTTCAACAAGGGCATTTATGATATCCATGTGGGCTTGCGAGGGGTCCCTCTCCTGGAATGGGAGACGGAGGCGGAAATGGACAA GCTGAGAGCCAGCGACATCATGGAGCCCAACCTGACCTATGTGTACCCGCACACCCGCATCCAGTCTCTGGTCAGCATCCTGCGTACCACGGTCCACCATGCCTTCCCGGTGGTCACGGAGAACCGCGGCAACGAGAAGGAGTTCATGAAGGGCAACCAGCTCATCAGTAACAACATCAAGTTCAAG AAATCCAGCATCCTGACCCGGGCTGGCGAGCAGCGCCGACGGAGCCAGTCCATGAAGTCGTACCCGTCGAGTGAGCTGCGAAACGTGTGTGACGAGCACCTCCCCTCCGAGGAGCCGGCGGAGAAGGAGGACCTCCTGCAGCAGATGCTGGAGCGGAG ATACACTCCCTACCCCAACCTATACCCTGACCAGTCCCCGAGCGAGGACTGGACCATGGAGGAGCGCTTCCGCCCTCTGACCTTCCACGGCCTGATCCTGCGGTCGCAGCTCGTCACCCTGCTCGTCCGAGGCGTTTGCTACTCGGAAAGTCAATCA AGCGCCAGCCAGCCGCGCCTTTCCTACGCCGAGATGGCCGAGGATTACCCGCGGTACCCCGACATCCACGACCTGGACCTGACGCTGCTGAACCCGCGCATGATCGTG